One part of the Apus apus isolate bApuApu2 chromosome 11, bApuApu2.pri.cur, whole genome shotgun sequence genome encodes these proteins:
- the FCSK gene encoding L-fucose kinase isoform X2 produces MAAEWSVLLLTCQRGGSVAAFQRELEARRLRGSLGPRPPGLLLAVEDPWARLGSGGATLNALLVAAEHLSARAGCTVVSADVLRDARILILHTGRDFSFDDCGRAFTCLPMEEPGAPAEALVCNLDSLLWTMTHRLCVGSPPGVWVCSTDMLLTVPSAPGINWENFQGVRVIAVPGSQTYARNHGVYLTDEQGLVHNIIYKGTEAQIQECAGPDGTVPLVCGVVFFSSDAAEQLLATHVIPPLDACTYMGLDSGAPPIQLSLFFDIVLCMAGGVTEEEFVKGGGDTSVRSARSVLWSALRPFPLSMACIPQASYDYLTTSASDHICSLTLLPSSASHLHFCKAAHSHVDPCLLEDGSSVTNCLLEGSVKLAAGSVIQHCHLQGPLEIGPGCLLSGLSVDSSVALQGCPLRDLVLQGHHVRLRHLPCRVFTLTGRLDDWQSPAEEATYLNLPWPEFFHRTGIREGDLWDTEMPPRSRCLLNARLFPVLHAHQALELQDVLWLLAPEAVASKQLARWRGAWRMSWQELLPCLDKEAELGARQDLFFLQGQQKVRRVLLGRQDSSLLPLARSAVHQGYHQAMLGTLDQVASTAGDAGVAARALACVAEVLGCMARGAGGLRSGPAANGEWASAFRLLESGDVAGGVQELARERQKWMSSPVLLVRAARHYEGAQQILVRQAVMSSCQFVTVEQAEMPPLGHWVQVACPARLDLSGGWSDTPPITYEHGGAVVDVAVLVDGRRPIGARVRRIGHPELRLLSLGGTAGSPAVARLVCQELQHLQDYCQPHAPGALLKAAFICTQVVQFPSHKPLRAQLLENFGGGFEVHTWSELPHGSGLGTSSILAGAVMASLYRAAGRAASTESLIHAVLHLEQRLTTGGGWQDQVGGLVPGIKIGRSKAQLPLRVEVEKIPVPDGFIQTLNDHLLLVYTGKTRLARNLLQDVVRNWYARLPSAVENTHALVSNAEECAQALRQGNLPLLGKCLDSYWQQKKCMAPGCEPLAVGRMMEVLQPHVHGQCLAGAGGGGFLYVLTRAPRQKEALHQILAKTEGLGNFSIHSIEVDTGGFSVEVVGRDLEDGSHPEEDVAV; encoded by the exons ATGGCGGCGGAATGGAGCGTCCTCCTCCTCACCTGCCAGCGCGGCGGCTCCGTCGCCGCTTTCCAGCGAG agctggaggccCGGCGGCTGCGGGGGAGCCTGGGCCCGCGGCCCCCCGgcctgctcctggctgtggaAGACCCCTGGGCCCGGctgggcagcggcggggccACCCTCAACGCCCTGCTGGTGGCTGCCGAGCACCTCAGCGCCCGGGCGGGCTGCACG GTGGTGAGCGCCGATGTCCTGCGGGACGCCCGCATCCTCATCCTGCACACG GGCCGTGACTTCTCCTTCGATGACTGTGGCCGGGCCTtcacctgcctgcccatggAGGAGCCTGGTGCCCCAGCTGAAGCTCTGGTCTGCAACCTGGACAGTTTGCTGTGGACCATGACACACCGG CTCTGCGTGGGTTCCCCACCTGGGGTGTGGGTCTGCAGCACTGACATGCTCCTCACCGTGCCCTCAGCACCAG GGATCAACTGGGAGAACTTCCAGGGTGTCAGGGTGATCGCAGTGCCCGGCAGCCAGACGTATGCCAGGAACCACGGGGTCTACCTCACTGATGAGCAG GGGCTGGTGCACAACATCATCTACAAAGGCACAGAGGCCCAGATCCAGGAGTGTGCAGGACCTGATGGCACTGTCCCGCTG GTCTGTGGGGTGGTTTTCTTCTCCTCGGATGCCGCCGAGCAGCTTCTGGCCACCCACGTCATCCCTCCTCTGGATGCCTGCACCTACATGGGGCTGGACTCAGGGGCACCACCCATCCAG ctctCCCTCTTCTTTGACATCGTGCTGTGCATGGCAGGGGGGGTGACAGAGGAGGAGTTTGTGAAGGGTGGGGGTGACACCAGCGTGAGGAGCGCCCGCTCCGTGCTCTGGAGCGCCCTGCGCCCCTTCCCTCTCAGCATGG CCTGCATCCCCCAGGCCTCCTATGACTACCTGACCACCTCTGCCAGCGACCACATCTGCAGCCTGAcgctcctgcccagctctgccagccacCTCCACTTCTGCAAAGCAGCCCATTCCCACGTGGAT CCCTGTCTCCTGGAGGATGGCTCTTCTGTCACCAACTGCCTGCTGGAAGGATCTGTGAAGCTGGCAGCTGGCAGTGTCATCCAGCACTGTCACCTCCAG GGTCCCCTGGAGATTGGTCCAGGCTGCCTCCTCTCGGGCCTCTCTGTGGACTCCTCAGTGGCCCTGCAGGGCTGTCCCCTGCGTGACCTGGTCCTGCAAGGCCACCACGTCCGGCTGCGCCACCTGCCCTGCCGCGTCTTCACGCTCACCGGCCGCCTCGACGACTGGCAG agccctgctgaaGAGGCCACCTACCTGAACCTGCCCTGGCCCGAGTTCTTCCATCGCACGGGCATACG GGAAGGGGACCTTTGGGACACTGAGATGCCGCCGAGGAGCCGCTGCCTGCTGAACGCCCGGCTGTTCCCGGTGCTGCACGCCCACCAGGCGCTGGAGCTGCAGGACGTGCTGTGGCTACTGGCCCCAGAAGCAGTGGCCAGCAAGCAGTTGGCACGTTGGCGGGGGGCCTGGCGCATGTCCTGGCAGGAACTTCTGCCCTGCCTGGACAAAGAGGCTGAGCTGGGTGCCCGTCAGGACCTCTTCTtcctgcagggccagcagaAGGTGCGGCGGGTGCTGCTGGGGCGCCAGgacagcagcctcctgcccctggCCCGCAGTGCTGTCCACCAGGGCTACCACCAGGCCATGCTGGGCACGCTGGACCAGG tggCTTCCACAGCGGGGGACGCGGGGGTGGCGGCGCGGGCGCTGGCCTGCGTGGCcgaggtgctgggctgcatggCACGGGGGGCAGGAGGCCTGCGGAGCGGCCCGGCTGCCAACGGGGAGTGGGCCTCAGCTTTCAGGCTCCTGGAGAGTGGGGACGTGGCAGGTGGGGTCCAGGAGCTGGCCAGAGAGAGGCAGAAGTGGATGAGCAG CCCGGTTCTGCTGGTGAGAGCAGCTCGGCACTACGAGGGGGCCCAGCAGATCCTCGTCAGGCAGGCAGTGATGTCCTCCTGCCAGTTTGTCACCGTGGAGCAGGCTGAGATGCCACCCTTGGGGCACTGGGTGCAGGTGGCTTGTCCGGCTCGCCTGGATCTCTCCG GTGGCTGGAGTGACACCCCCCCCATCACCTACGAGCACGGGGGGGCTGTGGTGGACGTGGCCGTGCTGGTGGACGGGCGCCGGCCCATCGGGGCGCGGGTGCGGCGCATCGGGCACCCCGAGCTGCGCCTGCTCAGCCTGGGCGGGACGGCGGGGAGCCCCGCGGTGGCCCGGCTGgtgtgccaggagctgcagcacctgcaggatTACTGCCAGCCACACGCACCTG GAGCTTTGCTCAAAGCTGCCTTCATCTGCACCCAGGTCGTGCAGTTCCCCTCGCACAAGCCCCTGCGggcccagctgctggagaacTTTGGGGGTGGGTTTGAGGTGCACACCTGGTCCGAGCTGCCCCATGGCTCTGGCCTCG gcaccagcagcatcctggcagGAGCAGTGATGGCCTCGCTGTACCGGGCGGCCGGCAGGGCCGCCAGCACCGAGTCCCTGATCCATGCTGTGCTGCACCTGGAGCAGCGTCTCACCACAG GTGGTGGATGGCAGGACCAGGTGGGTGGGCTGGTGCCCGGCATCAAGATCGGGAGGTCGAAGGCTCAGCTGCCCCTCAGGGTGGAGGTGGAGAAGATCCCAGTGCCTGATGGTTTTATCCAGACCCTCAATGATCACTTGCTGCTGGTGTACACGGGGAAGACTCGTCTGGCCCGAAACCTTCTCCAG GACGTGGTGAGGAACTGGTATGCCAGGCTGCCCTCTGCTGTGGAAAACACCCACGCGCTGGTGAGCAACGCCGAGGAGTGTGCCCAGGCCTTGAGGCAAG GTAACCTGCCACTCCTTGGCAAGTGTCTGGACAGCTACTGGCAGCAGAAGAAGTGCATGGCCCCCGGGTGCGAGCCGCTGGCTGTGGGGCGCATGATGGAGGTTCTTCAGCCCCACGTCCACGGGCAGTgcctggcaggggctggtggtggtggcttcCTCTATGTCCTGACCAGAGCTCCCCGGCAGAAAGAGGCTTTGCACCAAATCCTAGCAAAAACTGAG gGACTGGGAAACTTCAGCATCCACAGCATTGAAGTAGACACAGGTGGTTTCTCTGTGGAAGTTGTGGGACGTGATCTGGAGGACGGTTCTCACCCTGAAGAAGATGTGGCCGTGTGA
- the FCSK gene encoding L-fucose kinase isoform X3 — protein MAAEWSVLLLTCQRGGSVAAFQRELEARRLRGSLGPRPPGLLLAVEDPWARLGSGGATLNALLVAAEHLSARAGCTVVSADVLRDARILILHTGRDFSFDDCGRAFTCLPMEEPGAPAEALVCNLDSLLWTMTHRLCVGSPPGVWVCSTDMLLTVPSAPGINWENFQGVRVIAVPGSQTYARNHGVYLTDEQGLVHNIIYKGTEAQIQECAGPDGTVPLVCGVVFFSSDAAEQLLATHVIPPLDACTYMGLDSGAPPIQLSLFFDIVLCMAGGVTEEEFVKGGGDTSVRSARSVLWSALRPFPLSMACIPQASYDYLTTSASDHICSLTLLPSSASHLHFCKAAHSHVDQPCLLEDGSSVTNCLLEGSVKLAAGSVIQHCHLQGPLEIGPGCLLSGLSVDSSVALQGCPLRDLVLQGHHVRLRHLPCRVFTLTGRLDDWQSPAEEATYLNLPWPEFFHRTGIREGDLWDTEMPPRSRCLLNARLFPVLHAHQALELQDVLWLLAPEAVASKQLARWRGAWRMSWQELLPCLDKEAELGARQDLFFLQGQQKVRRVLLGRQDSSLLPLARSAVHQGYHQAMLGTLDQVASTAGDAGVAARALACVAEVLGCMARGAGGLRSGPAANGEWASAFRLLESGDVAGGVQELARERQKWMSSPVLLVRAARHYEGAQQILVRQAVMSSCQFVTVEQAEMPPLGHWVQVACPARLDLSGGWSDTPPITYEHGGAVVDVAVLVDGRRPIGARVRRIGHPELRLLSLGGTAGSPAVARLVCQELQHLQDYCQPHAPGTSSILAGAVMASLYRAAGRAASTESLIHAVLHLEQRLTTGGGWQDQVGGLVPGIKIGRSKAQLPLRVEVEKIPVPDGFIQTLNDHLLLVYTGKTRLARNLLQDVVRNWYARLPSAVENTHALVSNAEECAQALRQGNLPLLGKCLDSYWQQKKCMAPGCEPLAVGRMMEVLQPHVHGQCLAGAGGGGFLYVLTRAPRQKEALHQILAKTEGLGNFSIHSIEVDTGGFSVEVVGRDLEDGSHPEEDVAV, from the exons ATGGCGGCGGAATGGAGCGTCCTCCTCCTCACCTGCCAGCGCGGCGGCTCCGTCGCCGCTTTCCAGCGAG agctggaggccCGGCGGCTGCGGGGGAGCCTGGGCCCGCGGCCCCCCGgcctgctcctggctgtggaAGACCCCTGGGCCCGGctgggcagcggcggggccACCCTCAACGCCCTGCTGGTGGCTGCCGAGCACCTCAGCGCCCGGGCGGGCTGCACG GTGGTGAGCGCCGATGTCCTGCGGGACGCCCGCATCCTCATCCTGCACACG GGCCGTGACTTCTCCTTCGATGACTGTGGCCGGGCCTtcacctgcctgcccatggAGGAGCCTGGTGCCCCAGCTGAAGCTCTGGTCTGCAACCTGGACAGTTTGCTGTGGACCATGACACACCGG CTCTGCGTGGGTTCCCCACCTGGGGTGTGGGTCTGCAGCACTGACATGCTCCTCACCGTGCCCTCAGCACCAG GGATCAACTGGGAGAACTTCCAGGGTGTCAGGGTGATCGCAGTGCCCGGCAGCCAGACGTATGCCAGGAACCACGGGGTCTACCTCACTGATGAGCAG GGGCTGGTGCACAACATCATCTACAAAGGCACAGAGGCCCAGATCCAGGAGTGTGCAGGACCTGATGGCACTGTCCCGCTG GTCTGTGGGGTGGTTTTCTTCTCCTCGGATGCCGCCGAGCAGCTTCTGGCCACCCACGTCATCCCTCCTCTGGATGCCTGCACCTACATGGGGCTGGACTCAGGGGCACCACCCATCCAG ctctCCCTCTTCTTTGACATCGTGCTGTGCATGGCAGGGGGGGTGACAGAGGAGGAGTTTGTGAAGGGTGGGGGTGACACCAGCGTGAGGAGCGCCCGCTCCGTGCTCTGGAGCGCCCTGCGCCCCTTCCCTCTCAGCATGG CCTGCATCCCCCAGGCCTCCTATGACTACCTGACCACCTCTGCCAGCGACCACATCTGCAGCCTGAcgctcctgcccagctctgccagccacCTCCACTTCTGCAAAGCAGCCCATTCCCACGTGGAT CAGCCCTGTCTCCTGGAGGATGGCTCTTCTGTCACCAACTGCCTGCTGGAAGGATCTGTGAAGCTGGCAGCTGGCAGTGTCATCCAGCACTGTCACCTCCAG GGTCCCCTGGAGATTGGTCCAGGCTGCCTCCTCTCGGGCCTCTCTGTGGACTCCTCAGTGGCCCTGCAGGGCTGTCCCCTGCGTGACCTGGTCCTGCAAGGCCACCACGTCCGGCTGCGCCACCTGCCCTGCCGCGTCTTCACGCTCACCGGCCGCCTCGACGACTGGCAG agccctgctgaaGAGGCCACCTACCTGAACCTGCCCTGGCCCGAGTTCTTCCATCGCACGGGCATACG GGAAGGGGACCTTTGGGACACTGAGATGCCGCCGAGGAGCCGCTGCCTGCTGAACGCCCGGCTGTTCCCGGTGCTGCACGCCCACCAGGCGCTGGAGCTGCAGGACGTGCTGTGGCTACTGGCCCCAGAAGCAGTGGCCAGCAAGCAGTTGGCACGTTGGCGGGGGGCCTGGCGCATGTCCTGGCAGGAACTTCTGCCCTGCCTGGACAAAGAGGCTGAGCTGGGTGCCCGTCAGGACCTCTTCTtcctgcagggccagcagaAGGTGCGGCGGGTGCTGCTGGGGCGCCAGgacagcagcctcctgcccctggCCCGCAGTGCTGTCCACCAGGGCTACCACCAGGCCATGCTGGGCACGCTGGACCAGG tggCTTCCACAGCGGGGGACGCGGGGGTGGCGGCGCGGGCGCTGGCCTGCGTGGCcgaggtgctgggctgcatggCACGGGGGGCAGGAGGCCTGCGGAGCGGCCCGGCTGCCAACGGGGAGTGGGCCTCAGCTTTCAGGCTCCTGGAGAGTGGGGACGTGGCAGGTGGGGTCCAGGAGCTGGCCAGAGAGAGGCAGAAGTGGATGAGCAG CCCGGTTCTGCTGGTGAGAGCAGCTCGGCACTACGAGGGGGCCCAGCAGATCCTCGTCAGGCAGGCAGTGATGTCCTCCTGCCAGTTTGTCACCGTGGAGCAGGCTGAGATGCCACCCTTGGGGCACTGGGTGCAGGTGGCTTGTCCGGCTCGCCTGGATCTCTCCG GTGGCTGGAGTGACACCCCCCCCATCACCTACGAGCACGGGGGGGCTGTGGTGGACGTGGCCGTGCTGGTGGACGGGCGCCGGCCCATCGGGGCGCGGGTGCGGCGCATCGGGCACCCCGAGCTGCGCCTGCTCAGCCTGGGCGGGACGGCGGGGAGCCCCGCGGTGGCCCGGCTGgtgtgccaggagctgcagcacctgcaggatTACTGCCAGCCACACGCACCTG gcaccagcagcatcctggcagGAGCAGTGATGGCCTCGCTGTACCGGGCGGCCGGCAGGGCCGCCAGCACCGAGTCCCTGATCCATGCTGTGCTGCACCTGGAGCAGCGTCTCACCACAG GTGGTGGATGGCAGGACCAGGTGGGTGGGCTGGTGCCCGGCATCAAGATCGGGAGGTCGAAGGCTCAGCTGCCCCTCAGGGTGGAGGTGGAGAAGATCCCAGTGCCTGATGGTTTTATCCAGACCCTCAATGATCACTTGCTGCTGGTGTACACGGGGAAGACTCGTCTGGCCCGAAACCTTCTCCAG GACGTGGTGAGGAACTGGTATGCCAGGCTGCCCTCTGCTGTGGAAAACACCCACGCGCTGGTGAGCAACGCCGAGGAGTGTGCCCAGGCCTTGAGGCAAG GTAACCTGCCACTCCTTGGCAAGTGTCTGGACAGCTACTGGCAGCAGAAGAAGTGCATGGCCCCCGGGTGCGAGCCGCTGGCTGTGGGGCGCATGATGGAGGTTCTTCAGCCCCACGTCCACGGGCAGTgcctggcaggggctggtggtggtggcttcCTCTATGTCCTGACCAGAGCTCCCCGGCAGAAAGAGGCTTTGCACCAAATCCTAGCAAAAACTGAG gGACTGGGAAACTTCAGCATCCACAGCATTGAAGTAGACACAGGTGGTTTCTCTGTGGAAGTTGTGGGACGTGATCTGGAGGACGGTTCTCACCCTGAAGAAGATGTGGCCGTGTGA
- the FCSK gene encoding L-fucose kinase isoform X1, translating into MAAEWSVLLLTCQRGGSVAAFQRELEARRLRGSLGPRPPGLLLAVEDPWARLGSGGATLNALLVAAEHLSARAGCTVVSADVLRDARILILHTGRDFSFDDCGRAFTCLPMEEPGAPAEALVCNLDSLLWTMTHRLCVGSPPGVWVCSTDMLLTVPSAPGINWENFQGVRVIAVPGSQTYARNHGVYLTDEQGLVHNIIYKGTEAQIQECAGPDGTVPLVCGVVFFSSDAAEQLLATHVIPPLDACTYMGLDSGAPPIQLSLFFDIVLCMAGGVTEEEFVKGGGDTSVRSARSVLWSALRPFPLSMACIPQASYDYLTTSASDHICSLTLLPSSASHLHFCKAAHSHVDQPCLLEDGSSVTNCLLEGSVKLAAGSVIQHCHLQGPLEIGPGCLLSGLSVDSSVALQGCPLRDLVLQGHHVRLRHLPCRVFTLTGRLDDWQSPAEEATYLNLPWPEFFHRTGIREGDLWDTEMPPRSRCLLNARLFPVLHAHQALELQDVLWLLAPEAVASKQLARWRGAWRMSWQELLPCLDKEAELGARQDLFFLQGQQKVRRVLLGRQDSSLLPLARSAVHQGYHQAMLGTLDQVASTAGDAGVAARALACVAEVLGCMARGAGGLRSGPAANGEWASAFRLLESGDVAGGVQELARERQKWMSSPVLLVRAARHYEGAQQILVRQAVMSSCQFVTVEQAEMPPLGHWVQVACPARLDLSGGWSDTPPITYEHGGAVVDVAVLVDGRRPIGARVRRIGHPELRLLSLGGTAGSPAVARLVCQELQHLQDYCQPHAPGALLKAAFICTQVVQFPSHKPLRAQLLENFGGGFEVHTWSELPHGSGLGTSSILAGAVMASLYRAAGRAASTESLIHAVLHLEQRLTTGGGWQDQVGGLVPGIKIGRSKAQLPLRVEVEKIPVPDGFIQTLNDHLLLVYTGKTRLARNLLQDVVRNWYARLPSAVENTHALVSNAEECAQALRQGNLPLLGKCLDSYWQQKKCMAPGCEPLAVGRMMEVLQPHVHGQCLAGAGGGGFLYVLTRAPRQKEALHQILAKTEGLGNFSIHSIEVDTGGFSVEVVGRDLEDGSHPEEDVAV; encoded by the exons ATGGCGGCGGAATGGAGCGTCCTCCTCCTCACCTGCCAGCGCGGCGGCTCCGTCGCCGCTTTCCAGCGAG agctggaggccCGGCGGCTGCGGGGGAGCCTGGGCCCGCGGCCCCCCGgcctgctcctggctgtggaAGACCCCTGGGCCCGGctgggcagcggcggggccACCCTCAACGCCCTGCTGGTGGCTGCCGAGCACCTCAGCGCCCGGGCGGGCTGCACG GTGGTGAGCGCCGATGTCCTGCGGGACGCCCGCATCCTCATCCTGCACACG GGCCGTGACTTCTCCTTCGATGACTGTGGCCGGGCCTtcacctgcctgcccatggAGGAGCCTGGTGCCCCAGCTGAAGCTCTGGTCTGCAACCTGGACAGTTTGCTGTGGACCATGACACACCGG CTCTGCGTGGGTTCCCCACCTGGGGTGTGGGTCTGCAGCACTGACATGCTCCTCACCGTGCCCTCAGCACCAG GGATCAACTGGGAGAACTTCCAGGGTGTCAGGGTGATCGCAGTGCCCGGCAGCCAGACGTATGCCAGGAACCACGGGGTCTACCTCACTGATGAGCAG GGGCTGGTGCACAACATCATCTACAAAGGCACAGAGGCCCAGATCCAGGAGTGTGCAGGACCTGATGGCACTGTCCCGCTG GTCTGTGGGGTGGTTTTCTTCTCCTCGGATGCCGCCGAGCAGCTTCTGGCCACCCACGTCATCCCTCCTCTGGATGCCTGCACCTACATGGGGCTGGACTCAGGGGCACCACCCATCCAG ctctCCCTCTTCTTTGACATCGTGCTGTGCATGGCAGGGGGGGTGACAGAGGAGGAGTTTGTGAAGGGTGGGGGTGACACCAGCGTGAGGAGCGCCCGCTCCGTGCTCTGGAGCGCCCTGCGCCCCTTCCCTCTCAGCATGG CCTGCATCCCCCAGGCCTCCTATGACTACCTGACCACCTCTGCCAGCGACCACATCTGCAGCCTGAcgctcctgcccagctctgccagccacCTCCACTTCTGCAAAGCAGCCCATTCCCACGTGGAT CAGCCCTGTCTCCTGGAGGATGGCTCTTCTGTCACCAACTGCCTGCTGGAAGGATCTGTGAAGCTGGCAGCTGGCAGTGTCATCCAGCACTGTCACCTCCAG GGTCCCCTGGAGATTGGTCCAGGCTGCCTCCTCTCGGGCCTCTCTGTGGACTCCTCAGTGGCCCTGCAGGGCTGTCCCCTGCGTGACCTGGTCCTGCAAGGCCACCACGTCCGGCTGCGCCACCTGCCCTGCCGCGTCTTCACGCTCACCGGCCGCCTCGACGACTGGCAG agccctgctgaaGAGGCCACCTACCTGAACCTGCCCTGGCCCGAGTTCTTCCATCGCACGGGCATACG GGAAGGGGACCTTTGGGACACTGAGATGCCGCCGAGGAGCCGCTGCCTGCTGAACGCCCGGCTGTTCCCGGTGCTGCACGCCCACCAGGCGCTGGAGCTGCAGGACGTGCTGTGGCTACTGGCCCCAGAAGCAGTGGCCAGCAAGCAGTTGGCACGTTGGCGGGGGGCCTGGCGCATGTCCTGGCAGGAACTTCTGCCCTGCCTGGACAAAGAGGCTGAGCTGGGTGCCCGTCAGGACCTCTTCTtcctgcagggccagcagaAGGTGCGGCGGGTGCTGCTGGGGCGCCAGgacagcagcctcctgcccctggCCCGCAGTGCTGTCCACCAGGGCTACCACCAGGCCATGCTGGGCACGCTGGACCAGG tggCTTCCACAGCGGGGGACGCGGGGGTGGCGGCGCGGGCGCTGGCCTGCGTGGCcgaggtgctgggctgcatggCACGGGGGGCAGGAGGCCTGCGGAGCGGCCCGGCTGCCAACGGGGAGTGGGCCTCAGCTTTCAGGCTCCTGGAGAGTGGGGACGTGGCAGGTGGGGTCCAGGAGCTGGCCAGAGAGAGGCAGAAGTGGATGAGCAG CCCGGTTCTGCTGGTGAGAGCAGCTCGGCACTACGAGGGGGCCCAGCAGATCCTCGTCAGGCAGGCAGTGATGTCCTCCTGCCAGTTTGTCACCGTGGAGCAGGCTGAGATGCCACCCTTGGGGCACTGGGTGCAGGTGGCTTGTCCGGCTCGCCTGGATCTCTCCG GTGGCTGGAGTGACACCCCCCCCATCACCTACGAGCACGGGGGGGCTGTGGTGGACGTGGCCGTGCTGGTGGACGGGCGCCGGCCCATCGGGGCGCGGGTGCGGCGCATCGGGCACCCCGAGCTGCGCCTGCTCAGCCTGGGCGGGACGGCGGGGAGCCCCGCGGTGGCCCGGCTGgtgtgccaggagctgcagcacctgcaggatTACTGCCAGCCACACGCACCTG GAGCTTTGCTCAAAGCTGCCTTCATCTGCACCCAGGTCGTGCAGTTCCCCTCGCACAAGCCCCTGCGggcccagctgctggagaacTTTGGGGGTGGGTTTGAGGTGCACACCTGGTCCGAGCTGCCCCATGGCTCTGGCCTCG gcaccagcagcatcctggcagGAGCAGTGATGGCCTCGCTGTACCGGGCGGCCGGCAGGGCCGCCAGCACCGAGTCCCTGATCCATGCTGTGCTGCACCTGGAGCAGCGTCTCACCACAG GTGGTGGATGGCAGGACCAGGTGGGTGGGCTGGTGCCCGGCATCAAGATCGGGAGGTCGAAGGCTCAGCTGCCCCTCAGGGTGGAGGTGGAGAAGATCCCAGTGCCTGATGGTTTTATCCAGACCCTCAATGATCACTTGCTGCTGGTGTACACGGGGAAGACTCGTCTGGCCCGAAACCTTCTCCAG GACGTGGTGAGGAACTGGTATGCCAGGCTGCCCTCTGCTGTGGAAAACACCCACGCGCTGGTGAGCAACGCCGAGGAGTGTGCCCAGGCCTTGAGGCAAG GTAACCTGCCACTCCTTGGCAAGTGTCTGGACAGCTACTGGCAGCAGAAGAAGTGCATGGCCCCCGGGTGCGAGCCGCTGGCTGTGGGGCGCATGATGGAGGTTCTTCAGCCCCACGTCCACGGGCAGTgcctggcaggggctggtggtggtggcttcCTCTATGTCCTGACCAGAGCTCCCCGGCAGAAAGAGGCTTTGCACCAAATCCTAGCAAAAACTGAG gGACTGGGAAACTTCAGCATCCACAGCATTGAAGTAGACACAGGTGGTTTCTCTGTGGAAGTTGTGGGACGTGATCTGGAGGACGGTTCTCACCCTGAAGAAGATGTGGCCGTGTGA